The Nothobranchius furzeri strain GRZ-AD chromosome 6, NfurGRZ-RIMD1, whole genome shotgun sequence genome includes a region encoding these proteins:
- the LOC129164468 gene encoding proteinase-activated receptor 3, with translation MFNATFSSGFNHTNSSTNLRTSGGRLLWYLYPECASAPYCFAFYYGAKVFNLFLGTPCNILVIWQIATKKTNSSTSDIFFFNLALIDAFFCLMTPIDLLNRMVYDNKFIWYIQRLAYGLKDLSPFFLVCICLDRYMAVVHPVLYSGYRDKNARVVVCVVVWVLMLPYSITKSILGILSVTDIFSGVILFAFAVMVFCNISVVWVLRRSVAGKEVMHPVKKKAFKMVMKNLAIIVVNYLPPVAIMPFLSYFTVVDYLCFISISVFGIMDLSCSIEPLLYITKMEKVDAICCRQSISENPPEANG, from the exons ATGTTCAACGCCACCTTCAGTTCAGGCTTCAACCACACCAACAGCTCTACCAACCTCAGGACTTCTGGTGGACGTTTACTGTGGTACCTCTACCCAGAATGTGCTTCGGCCCCTTACTGCTTTGCTTTCTACTACGGGGCCAAGGTGTTCAACTTATTCCTTGGAACCCCTTGTAACATCCTGGTCATCTGGCAGATAGCAACCAAGAAAACTAACTCTTCCACATCGGACATCTTCTTCTTCAACCTGGCTCTAATAGATGCCTTCTTCTGCTTAATGACACCAATAGACCTCCTCAACAGGATGGTGTACGACAACAAGTTCATCTGGTACATTCAGAGACTAGCTTATGGCCTCAAGGACCTATCACCATTCTTTCTT GTGTGTATCTGCCTAGATCGCTACATGGCCGTGGTCCACCCCGTGCTTTACTCTGGTTACAGAGACAAAAACGCCAGAGTTGTCGTTTGTGTAGTGGTCTGGGTTCTCATGCTGCCATACAGCATCACCAAGTCCATCTTGGGAATCTTGAGTGTGACCGACATCTTCAGCGGAGTTATCCTCTTTGCATTTGCAGTTATGGTGTTTTGCAACATCTCTGTCGTCTGGGTTCTCCGTCGCTCAGTGGCGGGAAAGGAGGTGATGCACCCAGTGAAGAAGAAAGCCTTCAAGATGGTGATGAAGAACCTAGCCATCATCGTGGTCAATTACCTGCCACCTGTAGCCATCATGCCATTCTTGTCATATTTCACGGTTGTTGATTACCTGTGTTTTATCAGCATCAGTGTGTTTGGCATCATGGATCTGAGCTGCAGCATTGAGCCCCTCCTCTACATCACAAAGATGGAGAAAGTGGACGCCATTTGCTGCAGGCAGAGCATTTCTGAAAACCCACCTGAGGCTAACGGATAA
- the LOC107375165 gene encoding uncharacterized protein isoform X1: MWLKAPVTASLIAVCVYYLTVQRTEVEEDSMSSALTRHVIWKSEGLVAYLNPRPWTPGSVILEGSSPGSPGGSIFHLNESEYLSWLLGSRAVAELLCDRLGVQRCALVSRPHRDIPAQIRIVPLHGLDAEWRPHLAGDEEHNAHDPGYCTSKTAPRWSDSSLTAIQTKIRTKLLVPNARPDLSFLGDDPAHPGLFSRIIRGEEQHWRVWEDKDHVAFLTPFPNSPGFTVLVPRRPLTSDIFRLGKTDFEGLVLATKKVAQLLEEGLGAWGVGLIFEGFEIDYAHAKLIPLTLPSSVEENNATKPTSAQFHPTYPGYVTSEDGPEASSDNLEKIHAKITENVKL, translated from the exons ATGTGGCTGAAAGCTCCCGTTACTGCTTCTTTAATCGCTGTTTGTGTTTATTATCTGACCGTTCAGCGGACCGAAGTAGAAGAGGACAG CATGTCTTCTGCTCTTACTCGTCATGTCATCTGGAAGTCTGAGGGGCTGGTGGCCTACCTGAACCCCCGGCCCTGGACCCCAGGTTCAGTCATCCTGGAGGGCAGTAGTCCTGGAAGTCCAGGTGGCAGCATCTTCCACCTGAACGAGTCTGAGTACTTATCCTGGCTGCTGGGGTCCAGAGCTGTTGCAGAGCTGCTGTGTGACCGGCTGGGAGTCCAGAGGTGTGCTCTGGTTAGCAGACCACACAGAGATATACCTGCTCAG ATCCGGATCGTCCCCCTTCACGGTCTGGATGCAGAATGGCGTCCTCACCTCGCTGGAGATGAAGAGCACAACGCCCATGATCCAGGCTATTGCACGTCCAAAACGGCCCCTCGATGGAGTGACTCTAGCCTGACTGCTATACAAACCAAAATTAGAACCAAACTCCTGGTCCCCAATGCTCGACCTGATCTCTCTTTCCTCGGGGACGATCCGGCTCACCCTGGTCTTTTCTCTCGGATCATTCGAGGGGAGGAGCAACACTGGCGAGTGTGGGAGGATAAAGATCACGTGGCCTTTCTCACTCCTTTCCCAAACTCCCCAGGCTTCACCGTGTTAGTGCCACGACGACCTTTAACCTCTGACATATTCAGACTGGGAAAGACAGACTTTGAAGGGCTAGTACTTGCCACTAAGAAGGTGGCGCAGCTCCTTGAGGAGGGGTTAGGTGCCTGGGGGGTAGGGCTTATTTTTGAAGGTTTTGAAATAGATTACGCTCATGCCAAGCTGATACCTCTAACTCTTCCTTCATCAGTGGAAGAAAATAATGCCACTAAACCCACATCTGCTCAGTTTCACCCCACTTACCCTGGATATGTCACATCAGAGGATGGACCCGAGGCCAGTTCAGATAACCTGGAGAAGATCCACGCTAAGATTACTGAAAACGTAAAGCTGTAA
- the sun2 gene encoding sun domain-containing protein 1 gives MSRRSSRLVSGGYYHSDEESDSSSVTNISYRENPVKVFKKSRTRKAGSSSSSRASSNARSATPESPLTAGVSPLSNPAQPTMRTVPYSPSVVTPRPALTPSCSRGQTPTRCSSVTPARSPSAGLCSSNTPALHCRADHKEKSQSGVDSSGYSSSEDPYGKPLPVTSRIGSGAPSVSYRSRLSSAFNRLTDSTTLMAAVAHSKILHLTSSVNTSLSSRTKKACGLVLLLIIIVLLCIWFLLPLFTYFISCMTKTPSQMKPESPVLSASFPPQSHLPHAPVVDPAVISAAVEEKMKYFLMELQLKQEQLLSQMKGRQELDLQVMRAKLEAVESDIQRHLKQEVSGLGRQIADYQTDSRSTAASLTLKIQTLEAQNTKLSQEVASIQLMPPPLPCPDSSTALVQDRLTPELQQALEKWFTDRIKEQDAIGLGDRGSCAECRRPIADTMADFALETQGASVVSTRCSETYRTRSACVTLFGFPLWYPSESPRTVIQGHPVLLPGKCWAFHGVQGTLVISLSHPVRISHVTLDHLPRYNSPTGRIDSAPKDFEVYGMKNDTEEGTLLGSFTYDENGDPTQTFELLKASDVVYRFVELRVLSNWGHVEYTCVYRFRVHGKMAST, from the exons ATGTCTCGCAGAAGTTCTCGCCTCGTGTCTGGTGGCTACTACCACTCAGATGAAGAATCTGACTCGAGCAGTGTGACAAACATATCCTACAGAGAAAACCCTGTCAA GGTTTTTAAGAAGTCCAGAACTCGGAAGGCTGGttccagcagctccagcagagCCAGTAGCAATGCTCGATCTGCTACCCCTGAGTCCCCTCTTACCGCAG GTGTGAGTCCACTAAGTAATCCCGCTCAGCCCACCATGAGGACAGTACCTTACAGCCCCTCCGTGGTCACCCCTCGTCCGGCCCTGACACCGTCATGCTCCCGCGGTCAGACGCCCACACGATGCTCCTCAGTAACCCCAGCGAGAAGTCCCAGTGCTGGCCTCTGCAGCTCCAATACTCCAGCTTTACACTGCAGAGCCGACCACAAGGAGAAGAGTCAAAGTGGCGTGGACAGCTCGGGGTACTCGTCGTCTGAGGACCCGTACGGGAAGCCTTTACCAGTCACCAGCAGAATCGGCAGCGGGGCTCCCAGTGTCAGCTACAGGAGCAGGCTCAGCAGTGCCTTTAATCGTCTGACGG ATTCCACCACTCTAATGGCTGCTGTAGCTCATTCAAAGATTCTTCACCTGACATCTTCAG TCAACACCTCCCTCAGCAGTCGGACGAAGAAGGCTTGTGGCCTCgttctcctcctcatcatcatcgtaCTTTTAT GCATTTGGTTCCTCCTTCCTTTGTTCACCTATTTCATCTCCTGCATGACAAAGACTCCATCCCAGATGAAACCAGAGAGTCCTGTCCTCTCCGCCAGCtttcctcctcaatcccacctcccTCATGCACCTGTGGTG GATCCTGCTGTTATTTCTGCAGCTGTGGAAGAAAAGATGAAATATTTTCTG ATGGAGCTTCAGCTGAAGCAGGAACAGCTTCTCTCTCAG ATGAAAGGCAGACAAGAGCTGGACCTGCAGGTTATGAGAGCCAAGCTGGAGGCGGTGGAATCTGACATTCAGCGTCATCTGAAGCAGGAGGTTTCTGGGCTGGGCCGGCAGATAGCAGATTATCAGACGGACAGCCGCTCCACAGCTGCCAGTCTCACTCTCAAAATCCAAACTCTGGAGGCTCAGAACACCAAG CTGTCTCAGGAGGTTGCATCCATCCAGCTGATGCCTCCTCCACTGCCCTGTCCTGACTCTAGCACGGCCCTGGTTCAGGACCGTCTCACCCCAGAGCTCCAACAGGCCCTGGAGAAGTGGTTCACTGACCGCATCAAG GAGCAGGACGCCATCGGGCTTGGCGACAGAGGAAGTTGCGCCGAGTGCCGACGCCCAATAGCAGACACAATGGCGGACTTTGCTCTGGAGACTCAAG gtgCCAGTGTTGTCAGCACCAGGTGTTCCGAGACGTATCGAACCCGTTCAGCTTGTGTGACCCTTTTTGGTTTCCCGCTCTGGTATCCCTCTGAAAGTCCACGCACCGTCATCCAG GGTCATCCGGTCCTGCTTCCAGGAAAATGTTGGGCGTTCCACGGCGTCCAGGGCACGCTCGTCATCTCCCTGTCACACCCCGTCCGGATAAGTCATGTGACTCTGGACCACCTGCCTCGCTACAACTCCCCCACCGGCCGCATCGACTCCGCTCCCAAAGACTTTGAGGTCTAT ggaATGAAAAATGACACCGAAGAAGGAACGCTGCTGGGGTCGTTcacctacgatgagaacggagatccGACTCAGACATTTGAGCTGCTT AAAGCGAGCGATGTGGTGTATCGGTTTGTGGAGTTGCGAGTTCTCAGTAACTGGGGCCACGTCGAGTACACGTGTGTTTACCGCTTCCGTGTTCATGGGAAGATGGCCTCAACTTGA
- the LOC107375165 gene encoding uncharacterized protein isoform X2, which produces MLFTLRFRSMSSALTRHVIWKSEGLVAYLNPRPWTPGSVILEGSSPGSPGGSIFHLNESEYLSWLLGSRAVAELLCDRLGVQRCALVSRPHRDIPAQIRIVPLHGLDAEWRPHLAGDEEHNAHDPGYCTSKTAPRWSDSSLTAIQTKIRTKLLVPNARPDLSFLGDDPAHPGLFSRIIRGEEQHWRVWEDKDHVAFLTPFPNSPGFTVLVPRRPLTSDIFRLGKTDFEGLVLATKKVAQLLEEGLGAWGVGLIFEGFEIDYAHAKLIPLTLPSSVEENNATKPTSAQFHPTYPGYVTSEDGPEASSDNLEKIHAKITENVKL; this is translated from the exons ATGCTGTTTACGTTACGTTTTCGGAG CATGTCTTCTGCTCTTACTCGTCATGTCATCTGGAAGTCTGAGGGGCTGGTGGCCTACCTGAACCCCCGGCCCTGGACCCCAGGTTCAGTCATCCTGGAGGGCAGTAGTCCTGGAAGTCCAGGTGGCAGCATCTTCCACCTGAACGAGTCTGAGTACTTATCCTGGCTGCTGGGGTCCAGAGCTGTTGCAGAGCTGCTGTGTGACCGGCTGGGAGTCCAGAGGTGTGCTCTGGTTAGCAGACCACACAGAGATATACCTGCTCAG ATCCGGATCGTCCCCCTTCACGGTCTGGATGCAGAATGGCGTCCTCACCTCGCTGGAGATGAAGAGCACAACGCCCATGATCCAGGCTATTGCACGTCCAAAACGGCCCCTCGATGGAGTGACTCTAGCCTGACTGCTATACAAACCAAAATTAGAACCAAACTCCTGGTCCCCAATGCTCGACCTGATCTCTCTTTCCTCGGGGACGATCCGGCTCACCCTGGTCTTTTCTCTCGGATCATTCGAGGGGAGGAGCAACACTGGCGAGTGTGGGAGGATAAAGATCACGTGGCCTTTCTCACTCCTTTCCCAAACTCCCCAGGCTTCACCGTGTTAGTGCCACGACGACCTTTAACCTCTGACATATTCAGACTGGGAAAGACAGACTTTGAAGGGCTAGTACTTGCCACTAAGAAGGTGGCGCAGCTCCTTGAGGAGGGGTTAGGTGCCTGGGGGGTAGGGCTTATTTTTGAAGGTTTTGAAATAGATTACGCTCATGCCAAGCTGATACCTCTAACTCTTCCTTCATCAGTGGAAGAAAATAATGCCACTAAACCCACATCTGCTCAGTTTCACCCCACTTACCCTGGATATGTCACATCAGAGGATGGACCCGAGGCCAGTTCAGATAACCTGGAGAAGATCCACGCTAAGATTACTGAAAACGTAAAGCTGTAA